One window of Trinickia caryophylli genomic DNA carries:
- a CDS encoding FAD-linked oxidase C-terminal domain-containing protein, whose amino-acid sequence MTAVVPEPAEIGALMREAREARQREVVQALMATLPAHCLLYRDEDTAPYECDGLSAYRQLPLAVVLPETEAQVQRIVQICKRLAVPVVPRGAGTGLSGGATPIAEGIVVSLSRFTKIVDVDAYARTATVQPGVRNLAVSEAAAPYGLYYAPDPSSQIACTIGGNVAENSGGVHCLKYGLTIHNVLRVRAVTMDGEIVEFGSLGPDAPGLDLLAVLIGSEGMFAIVTEVTVKLIPKPSTAQVVMASFDDVIKGGEAVAAIIAAGIIPAGLEMMDKPATRAVESFVGAGYDLDAAAILLCESDGTPEEVADEIVRMTAVLREHGATRLQISRNEAERLKFWSGRKNAFPAAGRLSPDYYCMDGTVPRRSIGPLLARIEGMETKYGLACINVFHAGDGNMHPLILFNGNNPDELSRAEAFGAEILETCVELGGTVTGEHGVGIEKINSMCVQFTPAECDAFFAVKRAFDPAALLNPSKGIPTRARCAEYGRMRVRGGLLPHPDLPRF is encoded by the coding sequence ATGACAGCGGTCGTTCCCGAACCGGCCGAAATCGGCGCGCTCATGCGCGAAGCCCGTGAGGCGCGGCAGCGAGAAGTCGTACAGGCGTTGATGGCGACATTGCCCGCGCACTGCCTGCTCTATCGCGACGAAGATACGGCTCCCTACGAATGCGACGGCTTGAGTGCCTACCGGCAGTTGCCGCTCGCCGTCGTGCTACCCGAAACCGAAGCGCAGGTTCAGCGCATCGTGCAGATCTGCAAACGCCTGGCCGTGCCGGTCGTGCCGCGTGGCGCGGGCACGGGTCTTTCGGGCGGGGCAACGCCGATTGCGGAAGGCATCGTCGTGTCGCTGTCGCGCTTCACGAAGATCGTCGACGTCGATGCTTACGCGCGCACCGCCACGGTTCAACCCGGCGTGCGCAATCTGGCCGTTTCCGAGGCGGCGGCGCCGTACGGGCTCTACTACGCGCCGGACCCGTCGTCTCAGATCGCCTGCACGATCGGCGGCAACGTCGCCGAAAACTCGGGCGGCGTGCATTGCCTCAAGTATGGCTTGACCATCCATAACGTCCTGCGCGTGCGGGCCGTCACGATGGACGGCGAGATCGTCGAGTTCGGCTCGCTCGGGCCCGACGCGCCGGGGCTGGACCTGCTGGCCGTGTTGATCGGCAGCGAAGGCATGTTCGCGATCGTCACCGAGGTCACGGTGAAGCTGATTCCGAAGCCGTCCACGGCACAGGTCGTCATGGCCAGCTTCGACGACGTGATCAAGGGCGGCGAAGCCGTGGCGGCCATCATCGCCGCCGGCATCATTCCGGCTGGCCTCGAGATGATGGACAAGCCGGCCACACGCGCCGTCGAATCGTTCGTCGGCGCGGGCTACGACCTCGACGCGGCGGCCATTTTGCTGTGCGAATCGGACGGCACGCCCGAGGAGGTGGCCGACGAAATCGTGCGGATGACGGCCGTGCTGCGCGAGCACGGCGCGACAAGGCTGCAGATTTCGCGCAACGAGGCCGAGCGGCTCAAATTCTGGTCGGGCCGCAAGAACGCGTTTCCGGCGGCCGGGCGCCTGTCGCCCGACTACTACTGCATGGACGGCACGGTGCCGAGGCGCAGCATCGGGCCGCTGCTGGCCCGCATCGAGGGCATGGAGACGAAGTATGGCCTCGCCTGCATCAACGTCTTTCACGCGGGCGACGGCAACATGCATCCGCTCATTCTCTTCAACGGCAACAATCCTGACGAACTCTCGCGCGCCGAGGCGTTCGGCGCCGAAATTCTCGAAACCTGCGTCGAACTCGGCGGAACGGTGACGGGCGAACACGGCGTCGGTATCGAGAAGATCAATTCGATGTGCGTCCAGTTCACGCCAGCCGAATGCGATGCATTTTTCGCAGTCAAGCGGGCCTTCGATCCCGCGGCGCTGCTCAATCCGAGCAAGGGCATTCCGACGCGCGCCCGCTGCGCCGAGTATGGGCGAATGCGCGTGCGCGGCGGCCTTTTACCGCATCCGGATCTGCCCAGATTCTGA
- the glcE gene encoding glycolate oxidase subunit GlcE: MQGDEIVEHWAQRVRAATADERPLRLRGAGTKDWYGQSLQGEILDTRAYRGIVSYDPAELVVTARCGTPLAELEAALAEHNQMLAFEPPHFGREATLGGCIAAGIAGPRRTSAGAVRDFVLGATILNGNGQVLRFGGQVVKNVAGYDVSRLMAGSLGTLGLILELSIKVLPRPFAEITLKFDMNGTDAVRKLNEWCGRPLPITASAWRNGTLAVRLSGAETAVKTARNVLGGEVVDAVEAERFWEGLREQTDPFFSTIPPRSALWRLALPSVTEPLQLPGTQLMEWGGAQRWWITDADAQTVRISAKQAGGHATVFRAGREFDRNAGIFTPLPAPLMKIHRGLKAAFDPARIFNRGRLYPDF; this comes from the coding sequence ATGCAAGGTGACGAGATCGTCGAGCATTGGGCGCAGCGCGTACGCGCCGCCACTGCCGACGAGCGGCCGCTGCGCCTGCGCGGCGCCGGCACCAAGGACTGGTACGGCCAGTCCCTTCAAGGAGAGATACTCGATACGCGCGCCTACCGGGGCATCGTCTCGTACGATCCGGCCGAGCTCGTCGTCACGGCGCGCTGCGGCACGCCGCTCGCGGAACTCGAAGCGGCCCTGGCCGAGCATAATCAAATGCTGGCCTTCGAGCCGCCCCATTTCGGACGCGAAGCGACTCTCGGCGGTTGCATTGCGGCCGGCATCGCGGGGCCGCGCCGTACGTCGGCCGGGGCCGTGCGCGACTTCGTCCTTGGCGCGACCATATTGAACGGCAATGGTCAGGTCCTGCGTTTCGGCGGCCAGGTGGTCAAGAACGTGGCCGGTTACGATGTCTCGCGGCTCATGGCCGGCTCGCTCGGCACGCTCGGGCTCATTCTCGAACTGTCGATCAAGGTGCTGCCGCGCCCGTTCGCCGAAATCACGCTCAAGTTCGACATGAACGGAACCGACGCTGTTCGCAAGCTCAACGAGTGGTGCGGACGGCCATTGCCGATCACGGCCAGCGCGTGGCGCAACGGCACCTTGGCCGTGCGACTGTCGGGCGCAGAAACGGCCGTCAAAACCGCGCGCAATGTGCTTGGCGGCGAGGTTGTCGATGCGGTCGAGGCGGAACGCTTCTGGGAAGGCTTGCGCGAACAGACCGATCCCTTCTTCTCGACGATCCCGCCCCGCTCCGCGCTTTGGCGTCTGGCCCTGCCGTCGGTCACAGAGCCGCTGCAACTGCCGGGCACACAGCTCATGGAATGGGGCGGTGCTCAGCGCTGGTGGATCACCGATGCCGATGCACAAACGGTACGCATCAGCGCCAAGCAGGCGGGCGGTCATGCGACGGTGTTCCGCGCAGGCCGCGAGTTCGATCGCAACGCCGGCATCTTCACGCCTTTGCCGGCACCGCTCATGAAGATTCATCGCGGCCTGAAAGCGGCGTTCGACCCGGCGCGCATATTCAACCGCGGCCGGCTCTACCCCGACTTCTAA
- the glcF gene encoding glycolate oxidase subunit GlcF: MQTHLADFISNTADGEEAEAILRKCVHCGFCTATCPTYQLLGDELDGPRGRIYLMKQMLEGAPVTRSTQQHLDRCLTCRSCETTCPSGVRYGRLVEIGRQQVEEQVPRPWREQLVRRLLASVVPNTAIFTPAMRLGQLVRPLLPRKLRDKVPARQRMLDWPSGPQAVHERKMLLLAGCVQPAMLPNIGIATARVLDAVGVQPIVAAEAGCCGAIRLHLGYRDEALDDVRVNIDAWWPHIEAGAEAIVIDASGCGAMVKEYGHLLRNDAAYADKARRVSELARDISEVLVGFEAELMALARRRGVHTVAFHPPCTLQHGQQIRGLVERLLTTLGVDVRLPADSHLCCGSAGTYSITQPSLAYTLRDRKLDALGALEPQMIVSANVGCIAHLQSGTSTPVAHWVELVEHLLYA; the protein is encoded by the coding sequence ATGCAAACCCATCTCGCGGATTTCATTAGCAACACGGCGGACGGCGAAGAGGCCGAAGCGATTCTGCGCAAATGCGTGCACTGCGGCTTTTGCACGGCGACGTGTCCGACCTATCAGCTGCTCGGGGACGAACTCGACGGGCCGCGCGGACGCATTTACTTGATGAAGCAGATGCTCGAAGGCGCACCTGTCACGCGCAGCACGCAGCAGCATCTGGATCGGTGCCTCACCTGCCGCAGTTGCGAGACCACCTGCCCGTCCGGCGTGCGCTACGGCCGGCTCGTCGAGATCGGGCGGCAGCAAGTGGAAGAGCAGGTGCCCCGCCCGTGGCGGGAGCAGCTCGTACGGCGGCTGCTGGCGAGCGTCGTCCCCAATACGGCGATCTTCACGCCCGCGATGCGGCTCGGCCAGCTCGTGCGACCTCTGCTGCCGCGCAAGCTGCGCGACAAGGTACCCGCCCGGCAACGTATGCTCGATTGGCCGAGCGGCCCGCAGGCCGTGCACGAGCGCAAAATGCTGCTGCTCGCGGGCTGCGTGCAGCCGGCGATGCTCCCGAACATCGGCATCGCGACGGCGCGGGTGCTCGACGCCGTGGGCGTGCAGCCGATCGTGGCCGCGGAGGCCGGCTGTTGCGGCGCGATCCGACTGCATCTCGGTTACCGCGATGAAGCGCTCGACGATGTGCGCGTCAATATCGACGCATGGTGGCCGCACATCGAAGCGGGTGCCGAGGCCATCGTCATCGACGCGTCCGGCTGCGGAGCCATGGTGAAAGAGTACGGACATCTGCTGCGCAACGATGCCGCTTATGCCGACAAAGCGCGCCGCGTGAGCGAGCTGGCGCGCGACATCTCCGAGGTACTCGTCGGCTTCGAAGCGGAATTGATGGCGCTGGCACGCCGGCGTGGCGTGCATACGGTCGCGTTTCACCCTCCTTGCACGCTGCAGCATGGGCAACAGATCAGGGGGCTCGTGGAGCGGCTTTTGACCACGCTCGGCGTCGACGTGCGTCTGCCCGCCGACAGCCATCTGTGCTGCGGCTCCGCCGGTACCTATTCGATCACGCAGCCGTCGCTGGCTTACACGCTGCGCGATCGCAAGCTCGATGCCCTCGGCGCGCTCGAGCCGCAGATGATCGTATCGGCCAACGTCGGGTGCATCGCGCATCTGCAAAGCGGTACGTCGACGCCCGTCGCGCATTGGGTCGAGCTCGTCGAGCATTTACTGTACGCGTGA
- a CDS encoding YggS family pyridoxal phosphate-dependent enzyme: MSDLAQNLEAVHRRIADAAMAAGRDPSSVRLLAVSKTFPADAVRDAFSAGQRAFGENYVQEALAKIESLAEYRAQLEWHFIGPLQSNKTRPVAEHFDWVHSVDRLKIAQRLSEQRPAHLPPLNVCLQVNVSGEASKSGAAPTEATALARQIAALPNLRLRGLMSIPEPADGLEAQRAPHRALHILFDQLRGEGLDLDTLSMGMSSDLEAAVLEGATIVRVGTAIFGGRTYAH; the protein is encoded by the coding sequence ATGTCCGATCTCGCTCAGAATCTCGAAGCCGTTCATCGCCGCATCGCCGACGCTGCCATGGCAGCCGGCCGTGATCCGTCGTCGGTGCGGCTTTTGGCCGTATCGAAGACCTTCCCCGCCGATGCGGTGCGCGACGCCTTCTCCGCCGGTCAGCGTGCCTTCGGCGAAAATTACGTACAGGAAGCGCTCGCCAAGATCGAATCGCTAGCCGAATACCGCGCGCAACTCGAGTGGCATTTCATCGGCCCGTTGCAATCGAACAAGACGCGCCCCGTCGCCGAACATTTCGACTGGGTGCATTCGGTCGACCGTCTCAAGATCGCTCAGCGTCTTTCGGAGCAGCGGCCTGCACATCTGCCGCCGCTCAACGTCTGCCTGCAGGTGAACGTCAGCGGCGAAGCATCCAAAAGCGGTGCCGCGCCCACCGAGGCTACGGCGCTTGCGCGCCAAATCGCGGCATTGCCGAATCTCCGGCTGCGCGGGCTCATGTCGATTCCCGAGCCCGCCGACGGCCTCGAAGCGCAACGGGCACCGCACCGCGCGCTGCATATCCTCTTCGACCAGTTGCGCGGCGAGGGGCTGGACCTCGACACGCTGTCGATGGGCATGTCGTCCGACCTCGAAGCAGCCGTGCTGGAGGGCGCCACGATCGTGCGTGTCGGCACGGCGATTTTCGGCGGACGCACGTACGCCCACTGA